A window of the Candidatus Tectomicrobia bacterium genome harbors these coding sequences:
- a CDS encoding DUF4062 domain-containing protein, whose product MAKPRVFISSTFYDLRQIREDLERFIKEIGFESIRNETGTIPYGSEKAPEEYAYREIDLCDIVVSIIGGRFGSESAADQQYSISQKELQRALDKGIQVYIFIEKNVNAEFQTYQLNKRNSRIKYRHVDNPQIYEFIEQVHKLPKNNPIASFEVSLDIVDYLRNQWAGLFQGLLQERKRLAEAQILSDMKAVSGTLKQLVTYLTEERKNKDGAIQQILISNHPAFQRFRELTNTPYRVFFSSLDDLNAWLKARGWKEVSGDELDVDSKIEWIHEDRDDYLKLTENIFDEHGNLKIYTQSSWKDEWLFLQARSPKKVEDDDIPF is encoded by the coding sequence ATGGCCAAGCCGAGGGTATTCATAAGTTCAACATTCTACGATCTGAGGCAGATCAGAGAAGACCTAGAAAGATTCATTAAAGAAATTGGGTTTGAATCCATCAGAAACGAAACAGGCACAATACCTTATGGTTCAGAAAAGGCTCCCGAAGAATATGCGTACCGTGAAATCGATCTCTGCGACATTGTAGTTTCAATAATCGGCGGGAGATTCGGAAGTGAATCTGCTGCCGATCAGCAATATTCGATATCACAGAAAGAATTGCAGCGGGCATTGGACAAAGGGATTCAGGTTTACATTTTTATAGAGAAAAATGTAAACGCTGAATTTCAAACCTATCAACTCAACAAGCGCAACTCTAGAATTAAGTACAGACACGTAGATAATCCTCAAATCTATGAATTCATCGAACAAGTACACAAATTACCCAAGAACAACCCTATTGCATCGTTTGAGGTTTCTCTCGATATAGTTGACTATCTAAGGAACCAATGGGCTGGACTATTTCAAGGATTACTGCAAGAAAGAAAAAGATTAGCTGAAGCCCAGATACTTTCCGACATGAAAGCAGTTTCAGGAACATTAAAACAACTCGTCACGTACCTTACCGAAGAACGAAAAAATAAAGATGGAGCGATCCAACAAATTCTAATTTCTAACCATCCCGCTTTTCAAAGATTCAGGGAGTTAACAAATACACCTTACCGTGTATTTTTTTCTAGCCTGGACGATCTGAATGCTTGGCTCAAGGCTCGTGGGTGGAAAGAGGTGTCCGGGGATGAATTAGATGTCGACAGTAAAATTGAGTGGATCCATGAGGATCGTGATGACTATCTCAAGCTAACTGAAAACATCTTCGATGAACACGGCAATCTCAAGATATACACGCAAAGTTCTTGGAAAGACGAATGGCTTTT